The following are encoded together in the Lactuca sativa cultivar Salinas chromosome 1, Lsat_Salinas_v11, whole genome shotgun sequence genome:
- the LOC111909691 gene encoding palmitoyl-monogalactosyldiacylglycerol delta-7 desaturase, chloroplastic, whose protein sequence is MKNLVTVSNTVTESDYGKITLSDVMVTRKRNLFWGRKWRTVDIQIGLWILSLHLLALFAPFTFTWGAFCLAFSIWVLCGVFGVTLCYHRHLAHRSFNLPKWLEYMFAYLGVLSGQRDPIFWVSIHRYHHQFVETEKDPHSPTFGFWFSHMGWLFDSGYIFEKYKERNNVEDLKSQVFYRFIRRTYVLHTAIYGVLIYAFGGFTYLVWGLGVAATWGYHVTFLVNSACHTWGNQTWDTGDLSKNNWWVAMVTFGEGWHNNHHAFEFSARHGLEWWQIDFCWYMIRFLEALGLATNVKLPTEAHKLKKSFKSDNKFK, encoded by the exons atgaaaaatctGGTCACAGTTTCCAATACTGTAACAGAGTCGGATTATGGAAAGATAACGCTTTCCGATGTGATGGTTACAAGGAAGCGAAACCTCTTCTGGGGACGTAAATGGAGGACCGTTGACATTCAAATTGGTCTTTGGATTTTATCCCTTCACTTACTTGCACTTTTTGCACCATTTACGTTTACTTGGGGTGCTTTCTGTTTGGCATTTTCCATTTGGGTGTTGTGTGGGGTTTTTGGTGTAACCCTTTGTTATCATCGTCATCTAGCACACCGCAGTTTCAATCTACCTAAGTGGCTTGAGTACATGTTTGCTTATCTTGGAGTCCTATCTGGCCAG AGGGATCCCATATTTTGGGTGAGCATTCATAGATATCACCATCAATTTGTCGAAACCGAGAAAGATCCACACTCTCCCACGTTTGGATTTTGGTTTAGTCATATGGGATGGCTCTTTGATAGTGGCTACATTTTTGAGAAG TATAAAGAACGTAATAACGTGGAGGATTTAAAGAGTCAAGTATTCTATAGGTTCATTCGAAGAACTTATGTATTGCATACAGCTATATATGGGGTCCTCATTTATGCTTTTGGTGGATTTACCTACCTTGTTTGGGGTCTG GGTGTTGCAGCGACGTGGGGTTACCATGTGACATTTCTAGTGAACTCAGCTTGTCACACATGGGGAAATCAAACTTGGGACACCGGTGATTTGTCTAAgaataattg GTGGGTGGCGATGGTTACCTTCGGAGAAGGATGGCATAACAATCATCATGCGTTTGAATTCTCAGCTCGGCATGGTTTAGAATGGTGGCAAATTGACTTTTGTTGGTATATGATAAGGTTTCTTGAAGCACTAGGATTAGCCACCAATGTTAAGTTACCAACAGAAGCTCACAAACTTAAGAAATCGTTCAAATCTGATAACAAGTTCAAGTGA
- the LOC111909709 gene encoding protein POST-ILLUMINATION CHLOROPHYLL FLUORESCENCE INCREASE, chloroplastic yields MATTSAPIFQSWAQIVSASRASSSSNLTTFVANTHGSKQFMVSPLQEHQKWRNPVKTSRKIRAAAVVATPAAEEVKEAVLPSWADFDIGRAPVYWKTMNGLPPSSGERLKLFYNPAASKLAPNEDFGIAFNGGFNQPIMCGGEPRAMLRRDRGKADPPYYTIQICVPKHAVNLIFSFTNGSEWDGPYRLQFQVPKAWRNRELDFFNRGLTEELSREGACEKAIYPDTSVIIDRCQLMGNLTSEGADRCELDLVTGCTDPGSPEYNPLANVDDGSCPPYSDSESED; encoded by the exons ATGGCCACTACAAGTGCTCCGATCTTCCAGTCATGGGCACAAATCGTATCGGCTTCTCGTGCTTCATCCAGCAGTAATTTAACTACTTTCGTCGCAAACACTCATG GTAGTAAACAATTCATGGTTTCTCCCTTacaagaacatcaaaaatggaggAATCCGGTGAAGACCAGCCGGAAGATAAGGGCTGCGGCTGTCGTAGCAACTCCTGCCGCCGAGGAAGTTAAAGA AGCAGTTCTTCCCTCATGGGCGGATTTCGACATTGGGCGAGCTCCAGTCTACTGGAAAACAATGAATGGCCTTCCTCCTAGTTCC GGAGAGAGACTGAAACTATTTTACAATCCCGCTGCTAGCAAACTCGCACCAAATGAAGATTTTGGAATCGCATTTAATG GTGGATTTAATCAACCAATCATGTGTGGTGGTGAGCCAAGAGCTATGCTACGCAGAGATCGAGGCAAGGCCGATCCTCCATATTACACCATCCAAATATGTGTTCCTAAGCATG CTGTGAATTTGATTTTCTCGTTCACAAATGGAAGTGAATGGGATGGTCCTTATAGATTGCAATTTCAAGTGCCAAAAGCATGGAGAAATCGAGAATTGGACTTCTTTAATCGG GGTCTCACGGAGGAATTGAGCCGAGAGGGTGCGTGTGAGAAGGCAATATATCCCGACACAAGCGTTATCATTGATAGATGCCAATTGATGGGTAACTTGACTAGCGAAGGG GCGGATCGCTGCGAACTTGATCTTGTAACCGGCTGCACTGATCCAGGCTCTCCAGAATACAACCCTCTTGCCAATGTAGACGATGGGTCATGCCCTCCTTACTCAGATTCTGAATCCGAAGATTAA
- the LOC111909699 gene encoding phosphatidylcholine:diacylglycerol cholinephosphotransferase 1 — translation MNGDTLNHRSSLHTNTTNLKDHTLAKSTLEKACTKSNASSLWLRRSWVDELRWRVGEMSFMKWTADDVSAVLKCHPIPCLLALFLLFFMRVEYTLPMIPPSSPPFDIGFVATVHLHRILSGSPVLNTILAGLNTVFVGMQTVYIIGTWVVEGRPRATIAALLMFTFRGILGYSTQLPLPQGFLGSGVDFPVGNVSFFLFYSGHVAASVIASLDMRRMQRSELAILFDIFNVLQFVRLLSTRGHYTIDLVVGIGAGMLFDSIAGKYIHKSHKTPTIDPNSNGDRKAFLASPKLGNGTQ, via the exons ATGAACGGCGACACCCTCAACCACCGTTCTTCACTCCACACCAACACCACCAACCTAAAAGACCACACACTTGCTAAGTCTACCCTCGAAAAGGCATGCACTAAATCTAATGCCTCCTCATTATGGTTGCGGCGGAGTTGGGTTGATGAGCTACGGTGGCGGGTTGGTGAGATGTCGTTCATGAAATGGACGGCGGACGATGTGTCGGCCGTGTTGAAGTGCCACCCAATACCGTGTTTACTGGctctatttttgttgtttttcatGCGTGTGGAGTACACTCTTCCAATGATTCCTCCGTCTTCACCGCCGTTTGACATTGGCTTTGTGGCCACCGTCCACCTCCACCGCATTCTTTCCGGCAGCCCTGTACTCAACACCATTCTCGCCGGACTTAATACG GTGTTTGTGGGGATGCAAACGGTGTATATAATCGGAACGTGGGTGGTAGAGGGGCGGCCGAGAGCCACAATTGCGGCGCTGCTGATGTTCACTTTCAGGGGCATTTTGGGTTATTCCACACAGCTTCCTTTGCCTCAG GGATTTTTAGGTTCCGGAGTCGACTTTCCGGTTGGAAACGTATCATTCTTTCTATTCTATTCCGGTCACGTAGCGGCATCAGTTATAGCATCTCTCGACATGAGGAGGATGCAAAGGTCGGAATTGGCGATTCTATTCGACATCTTCAACGTATTAcaattcgtgaggttgttgagcaccagaggccactACACCATCGATTTGGTAGTCGGAATCGGTGCAGGCATGTTATTTGATTCCATAGCCGGAAAATACATCCACAAAAGCCACAAAACACCCACAATTGACCCCAATTCCAATGGTGATCGTAAGGCCTTCCTTGCGTCTCCAAAGCTTGGAAATGGGACACAATGa